The sequence GCGCCGACGTTTTCGCGCACTATTCGAACATCAATGCCCAGGGCTTCCGTGAGCTTCAGGAAGGCCAGAAGGTGACCTTTGACGTCACCCAGGGCCAGAAGGGCCCCCAGGCGGAAAACATCTGCCCGGCCTGATCACCGGCCCGCACCGTGGCGCCCGTCCCGTGCCGGGAGCGGGCGCCACGGAATGTCCGGCGCATGCGAGGAGCCGGGCGGGAGCCGCGTGACGGCGTCGGGAGGCCGTGGTACGGGGCGGTGGTCACCCGTTCGGCGTATAGGCCCCCGGAGACCGGCCGTGGTCACTGCTCTGGCGGGCGGTCCGTGTCCCGGTCCATGCCGCCGAGCTGTTCCTTGAGCTTGTCCTGGGCCGTGTCGATCTGGCCGCTGTACTTGCCCTGGGTCTTCTCGTCGACGTAGTCCCCGGACTTGTCGATGCCCTTGCCAGCCTGCTCTTCATGGCCCTTCAGCATCTGCTTGAGCTTGTCCAACACGGACATGGAGCATCCTCCTCAGCACAATCCCCGTCTCCCCAGCATCACCCCCGGCCTTCCGGTCTGCATCCGCGCGCCACTGCTCCGCGCACCGGCCGCGCTCACCCGTACGGACCGCACCGGCCCGGGCCGTGCGGACGGCAGCCCATCGGCCCGCCCGACGGGCAGCGCGCCGCGCCCCGGCCGAGAATGCAGCGGTGAGCGATGAACACTGCACTGCCGATGACACCGCGCCGCGCCGGATGCCCACCCATGAGCAACGGCGCC is a genomic window of Streptomyces gilvosporeus containing:
- a CDS encoding cold-shock protein, which gives rise to MAKGTVKWFNSEKGFGFIAQEDGGADVFAHYSNINAQGFRELQEGQKVTFDVTQGQKGPQAENICPA
- a CDS encoding antitoxin, which gives rise to MSVLDKLKQMLKGHEEQAGKGIDKSGDYVDEKTQGKYSGQIDTAQDKLKEQLGGMDRDTDRPPEQ